From the genome of Haloterrigena sp. KLK7, one region includes:
- a CDS encoding CARDB domain-containing protein, producing MITPRILLVVATICFLFALVVPTAAITVGESPTTDSVILEPTDTQYGTVDDGEIRLNLEALNDRAITTANDVFTVTITDDAVERVWIENDVEGLEFYQYDDPTAEITESSPLEPSAGDTISVSVAVDTRVAHAGTETFTVHVTDEDDGDDPDDGDDTDTDDRTDENDTTNGVTLESLTVDPTSLEAGESITVEATYRNRGDATKQHTATLTVDGTVVDSRTVEIGGGETRTVTFERELQWPGSYDVGVDGAGSERVTVTGPSVEIGEATTADAELTRGDRTTVSATVRNPTAESVERTLELAVDGIVVDRRTVVVRPGAEQTVTFERQFDAPGTYDLSISGVDAGSVTVSEPEPPLIRDRQLSAATTAALAPPLAMGVLFLGVAANRRWAIVPGR from the coding sequence ATGATCACTCCACGGATTCTGCTCGTCGTTGCTACGATCTGCTTTCTCTTCGCACTCGTAGTTCCGACGGCGGCGATCACGGTCGGTGAGAGTCCTACTACCGACAGCGTGATTCTCGAGCCGACCGACACCCAGTACGGAACGGTTGACGACGGCGAGATCAGACTCAACCTCGAGGCCCTCAACGATCGCGCAATCACCACTGCGAACGACGTGTTCACCGTTACGATAACCGACGACGCAGTCGAACGGGTCTGGATCGAGAACGACGTCGAGGGCCTCGAGTTCTACCAATACGACGACCCCACGGCCGAGATCACCGAATCGAGCCCGCTCGAGCCATCAGCTGGCGATACCATCAGCGTCAGCGTCGCGGTCGATACCCGCGTCGCTCACGCGGGGACGGAGACGTTCACGGTACACGTCACCGACGAGGACGACGGCGACGATCCCGACGATGGCGATGATACCGATACCGACGATAGAACGGACGAAAACGACACGACCAACGGCGTCACCCTCGAGTCCCTCACGGTCGACCCGACGAGCCTCGAGGCCGGCGAGTCGATAACGGTGGAAGCGACCTACCGGAATAGGGGAGACGCGACGAAGCAACACACCGCGACGCTGACCGTCGACGGAACCGTCGTCGACAGCCGGACGGTCGAGATCGGGGGCGGCGAGACGCGAACGGTCACCTTCGAACGAGAGCTGCAGTGGCCCGGTAGCTACGACGTCGGCGTCGACGGCGCGGGCAGCGAGCGCGTGACCGTCACGGGGCCGTCGGTCGAGATCGGCGAGGCGACGACCGCCGACGCCGAACTCACCCGGGGCGATCGGACGACGGTCTCGGCGACCGTCAGGAACCCGACGGCCGAGTCAGTCGAGCGGACCCTCGAGTTGGCGGTCGACGGGATCGTCGTCGACAGGAGAACGGTCGTCGTTCGGCCGGGAGCCGAGCAGACGGTGACGTTCGAGCGGCAGTTCGACGCTCCCGGGACGTACGACCTGTCGATCAGCGGCGTCGATGCCGGGTCGGTCACCGTCTCGGAGCCCGAGCCGCCCCTGATCCGGGATCGGCAGCTGTCGGCCGCGACGACGGCCGCGCTGGCACCGCCGCTGGCGATGGGGGTCCTGTTTCTGGGCGTCGCTGCGAACCGGCGCTGGGCGATCGTCCCGGGCCGATAA
- a CDS encoding vWA domain-containing protein, whose translation MNEGKGDGVEGRALATELSQPYADVAPIDDEIDRLLTAYLSDNPSASGDVSAGLYEGETGIDSTDSSDGNVHVGIDGDLDLSNVEVAGENRTNFYVDGNVDLSDVEIESDDRADALWVYATSDSTITIEDDFQGVVYAPGADLEIEDDVTIDGAVVAGDATDRTDAIEIGDGVQINFDSSLRSATPFSGEDKDLLFEYSDTRDPVDVSFVLDRSGSMGPHNPASWNAYAPDYEIAIGETWEPIPTDEPFRNTHDWKAIQVRDDNGTTRTLEPMEFAHPDDWTAVRIHPREYSYYGSAASIGVYPHPGNDPTGQRVEATKNVIDALDPDADRVGVYDFASSGRALHPLSDDLEGAKESVVGTAYGGTNMAAGLEAALNDYTARGTDDRERIVILLSDGKNSNSANDERMDDLVDRSDDLDYTLHTVGLKGLEHGSIPEGKLERWASETGGNYYQTADPEELLDLFEEIVDEEIDLEMDTQMQIAVNYETADTATYAVQISDRTVEIDR comes from the coding sequence GTGAACGAAGGGAAAGGTGACGGTGTCGAAGGAAGGGCTCTCGCAACTGAACTCTCGCAACCGTACGCTGACGTCGCTCCGATAGACGATGAGATCGATCGCCTCTTGACGGCGTACCTCTCCGATAATCCGTCAGCCAGCGGTGACGTTTCCGCGGGACTGTACGAGGGGGAAACCGGTATCGATTCAACTGACTCCTCCGATGGAAACGTCCACGTTGGAATTGACGGCGATCTCGATCTCTCGAACGTCGAGGTCGCCGGAGAAAACCGAACGAACTTCTACGTCGACGGCAACGTTGACCTCTCGGACGTCGAGATCGAATCCGACGATCGGGCGGACGCGCTGTGGGTGTACGCCACCAGCGATTCGACGATCACCATCGAGGACGACTTTCAGGGGGTCGTATACGCCCCGGGTGCCGACCTCGAGATCGAGGACGACGTGACCATCGACGGGGCCGTCGTCGCCGGCGATGCGACCGACCGCACCGACGCGATCGAGATCGGCGACGGCGTTCAGATCAACTTCGATAGCTCGCTGCGGAGTGCGACGCCGTTTTCCGGGGAGGACAAGGACCTGCTGTTCGAGTACAGCGACACGCGGGATCCGGTCGACGTGTCGTTCGTTCTCGATCGATCGGGATCGATGGGGCCCCACAATCCGGCGTCCTGGAACGCATACGCTCCCGATTACGAGATCGCCATCGGTGAGACGTGGGAGCCGATCCCGACCGACGAACCGTTCAGAAACACGCACGACTGGAAGGCTATCCAGGTCCGAGACGATAACGGGACGACCAGAACGCTCGAGCCAATGGAGTTTGCCCACCCAGATGACTGGACAGCGGTTCGGATCCATCCCCGGGAATATTCCTACTATGGATCCGCAGCCTCAATCGGCGTCTACCCTCACCCGGGGAACGATCCGACGGGCCAGCGAGTTGAGGCGACCAAGAACGTCATCGACGCACTGGACCCCGATGCCGACCGGGTCGGAGTCTACGACTTCGCTAGCAGTGGCAGGGCTCTCCACCCCCTCAGCGATGATCTCGAGGGGGCGAAAGAGAGCGTCGTCGGTACCGCCTACGGTGGAACGAACATGGCTGCCGGGCTGGAAGCCGCACTCAACGATTACACCGCCCGCGGTACCGATGACCGCGAACGTATCGTTATCCTCCTAAGCGACGGTAAGAACTCTAACAGCGCCAACGACGAGCGGATGGACGACCTGGTCGACCGGTCGGACGACCTCGATTACACCCTTCACACCGTCGGTCTCAAGGGCCTCGAGCACGGCTCGATACCCGAGGGCAAACTCGAGCGGTGGGCGAGTGAGACCGGTGGGAACTACTACCAGACTGCCGATCCCGAAGAGCTACTCGATCTCTTCGAAGAGATCGTCGACGAGGAGATCGACCTCGAGATGGATACGCAGATGCAGATCGCCGTGAACTACGAGACAGCGGATACTGCTACCTACGCGGTTCAAATTTCCGACCGAACCGTAGAGATCGACCGTTGA